The following coding sequences are from one Funiculus sociatus GB2-C1 window:
- a CDS encoding pantothenate kinase has protein sequence MEPQRHKEKNWLGLMIGNSRLHWAQFVGETLEKAWDTDHLSTIPDSQFPIANSQSIYLASVVPEQTALLQAYTDVRVITLDQLPLEGVYPTLGIDRALAVLGAGEVWGLPVLVIDAGTALTFTGADANRRLVGGAILPGLRLQLNSLAQKTAALPKIELPDKLAPRFARNTPQAIQSGVIYTVLAGIKDFIQAWWQDFPESKIILTGGDRAILLSYLQTQFPEIGNHVITDPNIIFLGMRSVVSSY, from the coding sequence GTGGAACCGCAAAGACACAAAGAGAAGAATTGGCTAGGTTTGATGATTGGAAATTCACGGCTGCACTGGGCGCAGTTTGTGGGAGAGACGCTTGAGAAAGCTTGGGATACTGACCATCTATCGACAATTCCCGATTCCCAATTCCCAATTGCCAATTCCCAATCAATTTATCTGGCTTCGGTGGTTCCAGAGCAAACAGCACTTTTGCAAGCTTACACCGATGTTCGCGTGATTACGTTGGATCAATTGCCCCTAGAGGGAGTTTATCCCACATTGGGAATCGATAGAGCTTTAGCTGTGTTGGGTGCTGGTGAGGTTTGGGGTTTGCCAGTGTTGGTTATTGATGCTGGAACTGCGTTAACGTTCACAGGTGCAGATGCTAATCGTCGGCTGGTAGGTGGGGCAATTTTGCCAGGTTTGAGGTTGCAGCTAAATTCTCTGGCTCAAAAAACTGCCGCCTTGCCAAAAATTGAATTACCTGATAAGTTAGCGCCACGTTTTGCTCGGAATACACCCCAGGCGATTCAGAGTGGTGTGATTTACACCGTTTTGGCTGGGATAAAAGACTTTATCCAAGCTTGGTGGCAGGATTTCCCTGAAAGTAAGATTATTTTAACTGGAGGCGATCGCGCAATTCTCCTCTCCTACCTGCAAACCCAATTTCCAGAAATAGGGAATCATGTAATTACTGACCCCAATATAATTTTTTTAGGAATGCGGTCAGTAGTCAGTAGCTACTGA
- a CDS encoding alpha/beta fold hydrolase, with protein MIPLRNSRIKLSQGQIFWHEVGQGTAIVFLHGSADDSSQWLSVIEHLSEDYHCFAPDLLGFGESERPNVHYSIDLEVECLADLLEALKQREVYLVGHSLGGWIAASFALKYLEQVRGLVLIAPFGVEAEKYKITPPLLTKLSRAVSWCMRSLSRLTSRLGRRKKTGQNIQRQQQPLQSPIAAKLLYQRRRAEIQAELLKERLDWLKIPVLILQGGQDSRDRIAQSQAYADLSPQAQLEIISNAGHDLPQTLPDVVAQYIRAFVSSQ; from the coding sequence ATGATACCGTTACGCAATTCTCGAATTAAACTGTCTCAAGGACAAATTTTCTGGCATGAAGTCGGTCAAGGGACGGCAATTGTGTTTTTACATGGCTCAGCTGACGATAGCAGTCAATGGCTGTCGGTTATCGAGCATTTGAGTGAAGATTACCACTGCTTCGCGCCAGATTTATTGGGTTTTGGTGAGTCAGAACGCCCTAATGTTCACTACTCGATTGATTTAGAGGTTGAATGTCTGGCTGATTTATTGGAGGCGTTAAAACAGCGGGAGGTTTATTTAGTTGGTCACTCGCTGGGCGGATGGATTGCGGCAAGCTTTGCGCTGAAATATTTAGAGCAGGTTCGCGGCTTGGTGCTGATAGCGCCTTTTGGGGTGGAAGCTGAGAAATATAAGATAACTCCGCCGTTGTTAACGAAGTTGTCGAGGGCGGTATCTTGGTGTATGCGATCGCTTTCTCGTCTCACAAGTCGGCTGGGTAGGCGTAAGAAAACCGGGCAGAATATCCAAAGACAGCAACAGCCGTTACAGTCTCCCATTGCTGCTAAGTTGTTGTATCAACGCCGCCGCGCTGAAATTCAAGCAGAATTATTAAAAGAACGATTGGATTGGCTGAAAATTCCAGTTTTGATTTTGCAAGGCGGACAAGATTCACGCGATCGCATCGCCCAAAGTCAAGCCTACGCTGATTTATCCCCACAAGCTCAACTGGAAATCATCAGTAATGCTGGACATGATTTGCCGCAAACATTGCCAGATGTGGTAGCTCAGTATATTCGAGCTTTTGTTAGTAGTCAGTAG
- a CDS encoding NUDIX domain-containing protein → MRRSWRFVQTVLGIIFRHPIIGTTIIPILPDGRIVFIRRRDTGQWGLPGGIVDWGEDIATAAGRELTEETGLELVKIRRLVGVYSAPDRDPRLHSICVAVEAEVQGSMRVQDTLEVSEVEAFSKENLPEGKLSHDHDKQLQDYLNGLTTLA, encoded by the coding sequence ATGCGTCGGTCATGGCGATTTGTGCAAACAGTGCTGGGGATTATCTTCCGCCATCCCATCATCGGCACCACCATCATCCCGATTTTACCGGATGGTCGGATTGTGTTCATTCGGCGGCGAGACACGGGACAATGGGGTTTACCTGGGGGTATTGTCGATTGGGGTGAAGACATTGCCACAGCCGCAGGGCGAGAGTTGACTGAAGAAACCGGACTGGAGTTAGTGAAAATTCGCCGCTTAGTTGGGGTATATTCAGCACCAGACCGCGATCCTAGACTTCATTCGATTTGTGTAGCAGTTGAAGCAGAAGTTCAGGGATCGATGCGGGTTCAGGATACGCTGGAAGTTAGTGAAGTAGAAGCTTTCTCTAAGGAGAATTTGCCAGAAGGCAAACTCTCCCATGACCACGATAAGCAGTTACAGGACTACTTGAACGGCTTAACAACGCTCGCTTAA
- the bcp gene encoding thioredoxin-dependent thiol peroxidase, producing MTLKPGDIAPDFHLSDSMGNLIHLSDFRGRRVVLFFYPRDNTPGCTKEACGFRDVYSDYQARDIVVLGISTDDAKSHTKFATKLKLPFLLLCDPEGKVATVYGCYKLKKFMGKEFMGIERSTFVISPDGTIEKTYLKVKPESHAAEILAQL from the coding sequence ATGACACTCAAACCTGGTGATATTGCTCCTGACTTTCACTTGTCGGATAGCATGGGCAACCTTATACATCTTTCAGACTTCCGAGGGCGGCGAGTCGTGCTATTTTTTTATCCCCGCGATAATACTCCCGGCTGCACTAAAGAAGCTTGTGGCTTTCGAGACGTTTACTCAGACTACCAGGCACGCGATATCGTAGTTTTGGGCATCAGTACAGACGATGCTAAATCTCATACCAAATTTGCCACCAAGCTGAAGCTACCTTTTTTGTTGCTATGCGACCCAGAAGGGAAAGTTGCTACCGTTTACGGGTGCTATAAGCTAAAAAAGTTCATGGGCAAAGAATTTATGGGAATTGAGCGCAGCACCTTTGTAATTAGTCCAGATGGTACGATTGAGAAGACTTATCTCAAAGTCAAACCGGAATCTCACGCAGCGGAAATTCTGGCACAGCTATAG
- the argH gene encoding argininosuccinate lyase: MTQQKTWSQRFESALHPAIARFNASIGFDIELIEYDITGSIAHAKMLAKTGIISKQEGEQLVAGLEQIRQEYRLGEFNPGIDAEDIHFAVEHRLTQLVGDAGKKLHTARSRNDQVGTDTRLYLRDQITQIRSQLREFQGVLFNLAADNVETLIPGYTHLQRAQPVSLAHHLLAYFQMLQRDWERLGEIYKRVNISPLGSGALAGTTFPIDRHYTAELLNFDGVYANSMDGVSDRDFAIEFLSASSIIMVHLSRLAEEIILWSSQEFGFVTLLDTCATGSSIMPQKKNPDVPELVRGKTGRVFGHLQGMLVLMKGLPLAYNKDLQDDKEALFDSVKTVKGCLEAMTILLSEGLEFRISRLAQAVAEDFSNATDVADYLAARGVPFREAYNLVGKVVKTSLAAGKLLKDLSLEEWKELHPAFESDIYDAIAPSQVVAARNSYGGTGFDQVRQALQAAQSQLSGD; the protein is encoded by the coding sequence GTGACTCAACAAAAAACCTGGAGCCAGCGTTTTGAATCAGCGTTGCATCCCGCGATCGCTCGCTTTAACGCCAGTATCGGCTTTGACATTGAACTTATCGAATATGACATTACAGGTTCTATCGCTCACGCTAAAATGCTTGCCAAAACTGGCATCATCTCCAAACAAGAAGGAGAGCAACTGGTCGCTGGCTTAGAACAGATCCGCCAAGAGTACAGGCTAGGAGAGTTTAACCCAGGCATTGATGCCGAGGATATCCACTTCGCTGTAGAACACCGCCTGACCCAATTGGTAGGTGATGCTGGCAAAAAGCTGCATACGGCGCGATCGCGTAATGACCAGGTAGGCACCGATACGCGCCTCTACTTGCGCGACCAAATTACCCAAATTCGCAGCCAGTTGCGCGAATTTCAGGGAGTCCTCTTCAACCTGGCCGCAGACAATGTAGAAACTCTGATTCCCGGTTATACGCACCTACAACGCGCCCAACCAGTAAGTTTAGCTCATCACCTGTTAGCTTATTTTCAGATGCTACAGCGGGACTGGGAGCGGTTAGGAGAAATCTATAAGCGAGTCAATATTTCACCCCTGGGGAGTGGCGCTTTAGCGGGTACTACTTTCCCCATTGACAGGCACTATACAGCCGAACTGCTGAATTTTGATGGTGTCTATGCAAATAGCATGGATGGAGTGAGCGATCGCGACTTTGCCATTGAATTTTTGTCTGCCTCCAGCATAATCATGGTTCACCTCAGCCGACTCGCTGAGGAAATTATCCTTTGGTCATCTCAGGAATTTGGCTTTGTCACCCTACTAGATACCTGCGCCACTGGCAGCAGCATCATGCCCCAAAAGAAAAACCCCGACGTACCAGAACTGGTGCGGGGTAAAACAGGTCGTGTTTTTGGGCATCTTCAAGGAATGCTGGTGCTGATGAAGGGGCTACCCTTGGCTTACAACAAAGATTTGCAAGACGACAAAGAAGCCCTTTTTGACAGCGTGAAGACAGTTAAAGGCTGCTTGGAAGCAATGACCATTCTGTTGAGCGAGGGACTAGAGTTTCGCATCTCCCGCCTTGCCCAAGCTGTCGCTGAGGATTTCTCCAACGCCACAGACGTTGCCGACTACTTAGCGGCGCGGGGTGTCCCGTTCCGGGAAGCTTACAACCTTGTCGGCAAAGTTGTAAAAACTTCCCTTGCAGCGGGGAAATTGCTCAAAGATTTGAGCTTAGAAGAGTGGAAAGAATTGCACCCAGCTTTTGAGTCAGACATCTATGATGCGATCGCACCTTCTCAAGTCGTTGCTGCCCGCAATAGTTACGGCGGTACTGGCTTCGACCAAGTACGACAAGCACTTCAAGCTGCCCAATCTCAGCTGAGTGGTGACTAA
- a CDS encoding PP2C family protein-serine/threonine phosphatase: MTAVPLPRQPSPSTDSTSSGAANDTTPVFALKELVARLHKEQRKIQDLLSSLGFALRSFNNLNQFLELIPMMATRVTDADGGILIRFLPNGQVRLERLHCQEGQACQDIRKTLQLATRQISNSLAKAAMSQSEDTGKFAAVPISVDEQLSRYLGSDIKLFGTPILVKNAERGRLYVFSRDPKYIWTDTRQKLVRLVADQTGVAIANDELTVELRQKERLDRELEIGADIQRHLLPRQCPNIQGVELAAKCQTASRVGGDYYDFIPANYDQLRPKKNTDSEIDTVQGLCVPWSVVIGDVMGKGVPAGLIMTMTRGMLRTEVLNRHTPAKILQHLNRVMYADLENSHRFVTLFYSEYDPQTRILSYSNAAHNPPLLWQASTRTIKRLDTWGMLIGLDADSQYEDAQVHLCPGDTIIYYTDGFTDAANQNGDRFDEENLSRAFQWACQHCNSPQAILDYLFERVQQFIGSSNRNGDDMTLVVMQVKTQLSS, from the coding sequence ATGACTGCTGTGCCTCTTCCCCGCCAGCCATCTCCCTCAACCGACAGCACCAGTAGTGGTGCCGCTAACGACACAACACCAGTTTTTGCCCTCAAAGAACTGGTGGCACGTTTGCATAAAGAACAGCGCAAGATTCAAGACTTGCTCTCGTCTTTAGGTTTTGCCCTGCGTAGCTTCAACAACTTAAATCAGTTTTTGGAGCTAATTCCAATGATGGCAACACGGGTGACAGATGCCGATGGCGGCATTCTGATCAGATTTCTGCCTAACGGTCAAGTGCGCCTGGAGCGCCTACACTGCCAGGAGGGGCAAGCGTGTCAGGATATTCGCAAGACCCTACAGCTGGCAACTCGTCAGATCAGTAACTCGCTGGCAAAAGCAGCGATGTCCCAAAGTGAGGACACAGGCAAGTTTGCTGCTGTGCCGATATCTGTAGACGAACAACTGAGCCGTTACCTGGGGTCAGACATTAAACTGTTTGGCACGCCCATTTTGGTAAAGAATGCCGAACGGGGACGTTTGTATGTGTTCAGCCGCGATCCGAAATACATTTGGACAGACACGCGACAGAAGTTAGTCCGGTTAGTAGCCGATCAAACCGGAGTAGCGATCGCTAACGATGAACTCACCGTCGAGTTACGCCAAAAAGAACGCTTAGATCGAGAATTAGAAATTGGTGCCGATATTCAACGACACCTGCTACCGCGTCAATGTCCTAATATCCAAGGTGTCGAATTAGCGGCAAAGTGCCAAACGGCTAGCCGAGTCGGTGGAGATTACTACGACTTCATCCCCGCCAACTACGACCAACTGCGACCAAAAAAGAACACCGACTCCGAGATAGATACCGTCCAAGGGCTTTGTGTGCCGTGGAGCGTCGTCATTGGCGATGTCATGGGCAAAGGAGTCCCAGCGGGCTTGATCATGACCATGACGCGGGGGATGCTGCGAACTGAGGTGCTAAACAGGCACACACCAGCCAAGATTCTGCAACATTTAAATCGGGTCATGTACGCCGATCTGGAAAATTCCCATCGGTTTGTCACCCTATTTTATTCCGAGTATGACCCGCAAACCCGCATCCTGTCTTACAGTAACGCCGCGCATAATCCTCCCCTGTTGTGGCAGGCATCAACCCGTACCATCAAACGCCTAGATACCTGGGGAATGCTGATCGGACTGGATGCCGATTCTCAGTACGAGGATGCCCAAGTACATCTGTGTCCTGGGGACACGATTATTTATTACACAGATGGGTTTACGGATGCGGCGAATCAAAATGGCGATCGCTTCGACGAAGAAAACCTCAGTCGCGCCTTCCAGTGGGCTTGTCAGCATTGCAATAGTCCCCAAGCAATTCTAGATTACCTGTTTGAGCGAGTCCAGCAGTTTATCGGTTCATCCAACCGTAACGGCGATGATATGACTCTGGTAGTGATGCAGGTCAAAACTCAGTTGTCAAGTTGA
- a CDS encoding nitroreductase family protein, translating to MTIDMKPSTGLKDAIEQRRGARAFRPDPIPEVILEEILRLGVRAPSGYNLQPWRFIVVQQQENKEKLKACAFNQRQVGEAPVVLICCGDRRVAKLENIESVIELGSKAGAMTDDYANYMRSQIPPFFENHPSFGSMETWTNRHTMLAVAHILIVAKSFGIDSCPMEGFMADQVKEAFSIPPEVDVCCIVPLGYASEPFKGYGGRFDIAQVCYGESYGESLRLS from the coding sequence ATGACAATTGACATGAAACCCTCCACAGGTTTAAAAGATGCCATTGAGCAGCGTCGTGGAGCCAGAGCTTTCCGACCCGACCCGATTCCAGAAGTTATTCTGGAAGAAATTTTGCGTTTAGGAGTACGCGCCCCATCCGGCTACAATTTGCAGCCTTGGCGGTTTATTGTTGTCCAACAGCAAGAAAATAAAGAAAAGCTGAAAGCGTGCGCCTTTAATCAGCGTCAAGTTGGGGAAGCGCCAGTAGTATTGATTTGTTGTGGCGATCGCCGCGTCGCTAAACTAGAAAACATCGAATCCGTCATCGAACTGGGTAGCAAAGCCGGGGCCATGACTGATGATTACGCAAATTATATGCGATCGCAAATTCCCCCCTTCTTTGAAAATCACCCCTCCTTTGGCAGCATGGAAACTTGGACAAACCGCCACACCATGTTAGCCGTAGCGCATATTCTGATTGTTGCCAAGAGCTTTGGTATTGATAGCTGTCCAATGGAAGGGTTTATGGCAGATCAGGTAAAAGAAGCTTTCAGTATCCCCCCAGAGGTAGATGTTTGCTGTATAGTACCCTTGGGCTATGCCTCAGAACCTTTTAAAGGGTATGGTGGGCGCTTTGATATCGCGCAGGTTTGCTACGGCGAAAGCTACGGCGAATCCCTGCGTCTATCTTGA
- a CDS encoding GntR family transcriptional regulator — MVQFHIQPDSEIPASKQLFDQMQFAIASRQFPPGHRLPSTRQLAMQTGLHRNTISKVYRQLEETGLVESQAGSGIYVRAQGHEGGTNLRSPILAQYPQAYKLVQQSLDELLNQGCSLNQARELFLSEIDWRLRSGARVLVTVPSRDMGAGELMVQELEKSLGIPVQLVPMEELSQALDQTHSGTVVTSRYFIGDAEAIAAPRSVRVIPVDIYDYAQELQLIQKLPKDSCLGVVSLSSGILGVVEIIIHSLRGDDLLVMTAQEKDAYKINAIVRSAQIVMADQASFATVKAAVATAREDIIRPPQLFCSENYIGTKSINLLKRELGLG, encoded by the coding sequence ATGGTACAATTTCATATTCAACCAGACAGTGAAATACCAGCATCAAAACAGCTGTTTGACCAAATGCAGTTTGCGATCGCATCCCGGCAGTTTCCTCCCGGTCATCGGTTGCCCAGCACACGACAGCTAGCAATGCAGACGGGGTTGCACCGCAACACCATCAGCAAAGTATACCGACAGCTAGAAGAAACCGGACTGGTGGAATCTCAAGCTGGATCGGGCATTTATGTCCGCGCCCAAGGTCACGAGGGCGGGACAAACTTGCGATCGCCCATCCTCGCCCAATACCCCCAAGCCTACAAACTGGTGCAGCAAAGCCTCGACGAGTTGCTTAACCAGGGTTGTTCGCTCAACCAAGCTAGAGAACTGTTCCTCTCAGAAATTGACTGGCGCTTGCGTTCCGGTGCGCGAGTGCTGGTGACAGTTCCTTCACGAGACATGGGTGCTGGCGAGTTGATGGTTCAGGAACTGGAAAAATCTTTAGGGATACCAGTGCAACTGGTGCCGATGGAAGAACTTTCCCAAGCTCTGGATCAAACCCACTCCGGTACAGTAGTCACAAGTCGCTATTTTATCGGAGATGCGGAAGCGATCGCTGCCCCCCGGTCAGTGCGCGTTATCCCCGTTGATATCTACGACTACGCCCAAGAACTCCAGCTGATTCAAAAACTCCCCAAAGACAGCTGTCTTGGTGTAGTTAGCCTCAGCTCCGGTATTCTGGGAGTCGTAGAAATTATTATCCACAGCCTGCGTGGAGATGATTTGCTGGTAATGACAGCGCAGGAAAAAGATGCCTACAAAATTAACGCCATCGTCCGCAGCGCCCAAATAGTTATGGCTGATCAGGCAAGTTTCGCTACAGTGAAAGCGGCAGTTGCAACTGCTAGGGAAGATATTATCCGCCCACCCCAGCTATTTTGCAGCGAAAACTACATCGGCACCAAGTCGATTAACTTGCTTAAACGCGAACTAGGTTTAGGGTAA
- a CDS encoding dienelactone hydrolase family protein: MADREIRTDTVKIHNGDVEIAAYLAMPVEGTFPGVVVLQEIFGVNVHIREVTERIAKQGYVAIAIALFQRLAPDFETGYTPQDIEIGREYAMQTTAPQLLGDIQATINYLKTRSNVKPAFGCIGFCFGGHVAYLAATLPDIKATASFYGAGITTRTPGGRDPTVTRTKDIFGTIYAFFGMEDASIPAKQVDQIEAELEKHKIPHRVFRYDGADHGFFCDHRASYNNATAADAWKQVQQLFEQQLKSEQSS, translated from the coding sequence ATGGCAGACAGAGAGATTCGTACAGATACGGTCAAGATTCACAATGGAGATGTAGAAATTGCGGCTTACCTGGCGATGCCAGTGGAAGGGACTTTTCCCGGAGTCGTGGTGCTGCAAGAAATCTTTGGGGTAAATGTCCACATCCGGGAGGTGACAGAAAGGATAGCGAAACAGGGGTATGTAGCGATCGCGATCGCACTTTTCCAACGCCTTGCCCCGGATTTTGAAACAGGTTACACCCCCCAAGACATTGAAATCGGCAGAGAGTACGCGATGCAAACCACCGCACCGCAGCTACTAGGGGACATCCAAGCAACAATTAATTACCTCAAAACCAGGAGCAACGTGAAACCAGCCTTCGGCTGCATCGGCTTCTGCTTTGGCGGACACGTTGCCTACCTCGCCGCCACCCTACCCGATATCAAAGCCACTGCTTCCTTTTATGGTGCTGGCATTACCACTCGCACTCCCGGCGGCAGAGATCCTACCGTCACGCGGACAAAAGACATTTTTGGCACAATTTATGCCTTTTTTGGCATGGAAGATGCCAGCATCCCAGCCAAACAGGTAGACCAAATTGAAGCAGAACTAGAGAAACACAAAATTCCTCATCGCGTCTTCCGTTACGATGGAGCAGATCACGGCTTTTTCTGCGACCATCGCGCCAGTTACAATAACGCCACAGCAGCAGATGCCTGGAAGCAGGTGCAGCAGCTATTTGAGCAACAACTGAAATCGGAACAATCGAGTTAA
- a CDS encoding S1 RNA-binding domain-containing protein, translating into MNSKSTPSQDAKPSFSMDDFAKALEQHDYQFQRGQVVRGRVENHESNGAYVDIGGKSLAFVPLEEASLRRVTDLSVVLPLQEERDFLIIREQDADGQMTLSVRQMEIKQAWDNLAEMLEGGKTVQVRVSGVNKGGITVDVQGLRGFIPRSHLIDRDNLDALIGEKLTASFLEVSPDTNKLVLSQREATRSASFNLLEVGQLIEGKITGIKPFGVFVDLEGVTGLLHIKQVSQTFVESLEKVFQVGQLIKAIIIDLDEGKGRVSLSTRVLENHPGEMMENMTEVMESAEARAERARKNLTR; encoded by the coding sequence ATGAATTCCAAATCGACCCCTTCTCAAGATGCAAAACCGTCTTTTTCAATGGATGATTTTGCCAAAGCCCTCGAACAACACGACTACCAGTTTCAAAGAGGACAGGTAGTGCGCGGCAGGGTGGAAAACCACGAAAGCAATGGCGCGTATGTTGATATTGGCGGCAAGTCTCTAGCTTTTGTCCCCTTGGAAGAGGCTTCATTGAGACGGGTAACAGACTTATCTGTAGTGTTGCCGTTGCAAGAAGAAAGAGATTTTCTGATTATCCGAGAGCAAGATGCGGATGGTCAAATGACGCTTTCAGTGCGGCAGATGGAAATCAAGCAAGCGTGGGATAACCTTGCGGAAATGCTTGAAGGCGGCAAAACAGTGCAAGTACGAGTCAGTGGCGTGAATAAAGGGGGTATCACGGTAGATGTGCAGGGGTTGCGGGGATTTATTCCGCGATCGCACCTGATTGACCGTGATAATCTAGATGCCTTAATTGGGGAAAAACTGACAGCCAGCTTTTTAGAAGTTTCTCCCGACACCAACAAACTTGTACTTTCTCAACGGGAAGCTACTCGTTCTGCGAGCTTTAACCTACTAGAAGTAGGACAACTAATAGAAGGCAAAATCACTGGCATCAAGCCTTTTGGTGTGTTTGTTGATTTAGAGGGGGTAACAGGTTTACTGCACATCAAACAGGTAAGCCAAACTTTTGTAGAATCTCTTGAAAAAGTGTTTCAAGTCGGGCAGTTAATTAAGGCAATAATTATTGACCTGGATGAAGGAAAAGGTCGGGTTTCTTTGTCTACCAGAGTGTTAGAAAATCACCCCGGCGAAATGATGGAAAATATGACTGAGGTGATGGAATCAGCCGAAGCGCGTGCCGAACGTGCTAGGAAGAATCTCACGAGATAG
- a CDS encoding metallophosphoesterase encodes MLTSSQTVQRSVVFRFFLHGHIHKAETSLFRYDMNTNGRKLDRICAETFGAPVREWVPGYPLQYNLLKIEDNQLSVYTRRREEVNGAWKPDARWLQGAGKTPLDYYAIAL; translated from the coding sequence ATGCTGACAAGTTCACAGACAGTACAGCGATCGGTGGTTTTCCGCTTTTTCCTGCACGGACACATCCACAAAGCCGAAACCAGCCTCTTCCGCTACGACATGAATACCAACGGGCGAAAATTAGACCGGATTTGTGCCGAAACCTTTGGCGCACCTGTACGCGAGTGGGTGCCTGGTTATCCCCTCCAGTACAACCTGCTGAAAATTGAAGACAACCAACTCAGCGTTTACACCCGCCGCCGCGAAGAAGTCAATGGTGCTTGGAAGCCCGATGCACGCTGGCTTCAGGGTGCAGGGAAAACGCCTTTGGATTATTATGCGATCGCATTGTGA